Proteins co-encoded in one Nitrospira sp. genomic window:
- a CDS encoding 50S ribosomal protein L7/L12, producing the protein MKKEEKVTAVAELTEKFGRARLAILTECVGLPVNQVTELRKQLRGTKAEYRIVKNTLAARAAEGTVLAGLTVHLKGPTGVVIGYDDPVLPTKVLRDFISAEKRDQKIRITAGVLEGKILQPAELAAVAKLPKKEVLIAMLLSAMQGPIRGVVYTLSAVLSKFVRVIAAIQDKRKGEGDMPATEGKLSQEELIKAIEGMSVLDLAELVKGLETRFGVTAAAPVAMAAAPAAGGGAAAPAEEQTAFDVILASVPADKKIQIIKVVRELTSLGLKEAKDLVEGAPKPVKTGVAKEEADTMKKKLEESGAKVEVK; encoded by the coding sequence ATGAAGAAGGAAGAGAAAGTTACGGCAGTGGCGGAGTTGACCGAAAAATTCGGTCGCGCCCGGCTGGCTATCCTGACGGAATGCGTCGGACTTCCGGTCAACCAGGTCACCGAGTTGCGCAAGCAGCTCCGCGGGACAAAGGCAGAATATCGAATCGTGAAGAATACGCTCGCGGCGCGTGCCGCCGAGGGGACGGTCTTGGCCGGACTCACGGTTCATCTCAAGGGACCGACCGGAGTCGTCATCGGGTACGACGATCCGGTGTTGCCAACCAAGGTGTTGAGGGACTTCATCAGTGCTGAAAAGCGGGACCAGAAGATTCGCATCACGGCCGGGGTGCTGGAAGGCAAGATTCTCCAGCCAGCTGAACTGGCAGCCGTTGCGAAACTGCCGAAGAAGGAAGTGCTGATTGCGATGTTGCTGTCGGCCATGCAGGGACCGATTCGTGGGGTCGTCTATACGTTGAGTGCAGTCTTGTCAAAGTTTGTACGAGTCATTGCAGCCATTCAGGATAAACGGAAAGGAGAAGGGGACATGCCAGCTACAGAGGGAAAGTTATCACAAGAGGAATTGATTAAGGCAATCGAAGGAATGAGCGTGCTCGACCTGGCCGAGTTGGTGAAAGGGTTGGAGACGCGGTTTGGTGTGACAGCGGCGGCTCCGGTTGCCATGGCAGCGGCGCCAGCTGCAGGTGGTGGGGCGGCGGCTCCTGCTGAAGAGCAGACGGCCTTCGATGTCATTCTCGCGTCGGTGCCGGCAGACAAGAAGATCCAAATCATCAAGGTGGTTCGCGAGTTGACGAGTCTTGGCTTGAAGGAAGCCAAGGATCTTGTGGAGGGCGCACCGAAGCCAGTTAAGACTGGGGTGGCTAAGGAAGAAGCTGACACGATGAAGAAGAAGCTCGAAGAAAGCGGTGCGAAGGTCGAAGTCAAGTAA
- the rplK gene encoding 50S ribosomal protein L11 has translation MAKEVSAQIKLQIPAGKANPAPPVGPSLGQHGVNIMEFCKQFNAKTQKDGDSIIPVIITVYKDRTFSFIMKTPPASDLLKKAAGIIKGSGVPQKDKVGKITRQQLDEIARKKMADLNAADVEGATKIIEGTARSMGVVIQG, from the coding sequence ATGGCGAAAGAAGTTTCGGCACAGATCAAGTTGCAAATTCCGGCTGGCAAGGCCAATCCGGCTCCTCCTGTCGGTCCCTCGTTGGGACAACATGGGGTCAACATTATGGAGTTTTGTAAGCAGTTCAATGCCAAGACTCAGAAGGACGGGGATAGTATTATCCCTGTCATCATTACGGTCTACAAGGACCGTACCTTCAGCTTTATCATGAAGACTCCCCCGGCATCTGACCTCCTCAAGAAGGCCGCTGGAATCATCAAGGGGTCTGGCGTGCCGCAGAAAGATAAGGTGGGAAAAATCACCAGGCAACAGCTGGACGAAATTGCTCGGAAGAAGATGGCCGATCTGAATGCAGCTGATGTGGAAGGGGCGACGAAAATCATCGAAGGTACTGCCCGTAGTATGGGTGTCGTTATTCAAGGCTAA
- the rpoB gene encoding DNA-directed RNA polymerase subunit beta: protein MSETTLQEFVERKDFSRIRTNIDIPDLIEIQKRSYEEFLQFEVESERRKDHGLQAALASVFPIPDYNNTAVLEFSSYTLGTPKYDERECLEQGMTYAVPLKLRVRLVVLDKEDKGPRKKVLDVREQEVYVGELPLMTERGTFIVNGTERVVVSQLHRSPGASFTHDKGRTHASGKVLYSARIIPYRGSWLDFEFDARDILYVRIDRRRKMPTTILLKAFGFSSDDLLKMYYPVEDIRVSQGKMFRKLDPEIHHGLRCSAEVTDKSGKEILVREGARLTKGMIAKLKTSGVKEIPLLPAELVGRATLTELVDSKKNVLAEKNQRLTAEIVEQITESDVEEFKVIYLDMATATPVILDTLLMEKIGSKEEAMVEIYRRLRPGETPSVDTARALFDNLFLNSKRYDLSPVGRLKLNKKLGLDLPLEQRTLTAQDMVEVVRYIVNLKIGKGEIDDIDHLGNRRVRSVGELLENQFRLGLVRMERSIKERMNLLDMETVLPHDLINAKPVVAAVKEFFSSSQLSQFMDQTNPLAEITHKRRLSALGPGGLTRERAGFEVRDVHPSHYSRICPIETPEGPNIGLITSLATYARINQFGFIEAPYRKVVKGRVTDEIEFLSAIEGDKYIIAQANSKLDGSSKLVSETVSCRHGGDFVLAGPDKIEYMDVSPKQVVSVATALVPFLEHDDANRALMGSNMQRQAVPLVTSEAPLVGTGMEAVVARDSGYVIQARRAGVVESVDATRIVVRADSKDGKKGKDSGLDVYDLIKFQRSNQNTCITQTPVVRLGQPVMKGQVLGDGPAIDHGELALGKNVLVAFMPWGGYNFEDAILLSEKLVREDAFTSIHIEEFEVEARDTKLGKEDVTRDIPNIGEEALRNLDESGIIRIGAEVKPGDILVGKVTPKGETQLTPEEKLLRAIFGEKAGDVKDTSLTVPPGVEGIVVDVKIFSRKGLDKDERSKSIETDDQIKLQRDHHEELRIIDEEKTKKIRKLLLGKVVGRDLMDPESGDVILKKKGKMTAEILKRLPDDTVRHILLSDPDEQKELEDVERRAKEQIEILQTLYDEKVGRLKRGDELPPGVIKLVKVYVAMKRKIQVGDKMAGRHGNKGVVSRVLPEEDMPYLPDGTPVEIVLNPLGVPSRMNVGQILETHLGWAAKALGIKVASPVFDGASEKEIKDLLKKAKLPVSGQSPLTDGKTGEPFSSPVTIGYMYVLKLHHLVDDKIHARSIGPYSLVTQQPLGGKAQFGGQRLGEMEVWALQAYGAASTLQEFLTVKSDDVPGRSRMYEAIVKGEPFLEPGLPESFNVLVKELQSLGLDIELVKTQD from the coding sequence ATGTCCGAAACGACTCTGCAGGAGTTCGTCGAGCGGAAAGATTTTTCTCGCATTCGAACCAATATCGATATTCCGGATCTGATCGAAATACAGAAGCGCTCCTACGAAGAGTTTTTGCAGTTTGAGGTCGAATCGGAGCGCCGGAAGGATCATGGATTGCAGGCGGCGTTGGCCAGCGTGTTTCCGATTCCAGATTATAACAACACGGCCGTGCTCGAATTTTCGAGTTATACCTTAGGGACGCCAAAGTACGACGAGCGAGAATGTCTTGAGCAGGGTATGACCTACGCGGTTCCGTTGAAGCTGCGTGTCCGCCTGGTGGTGTTAGATAAAGAAGATAAGGGTCCGCGCAAGAAAGTGCTCGATGTGCGCGAGCAAGAAGTCTATGTCGGGGAATTGCCGCTCATGACCGAGCGCGGGACATTTATCGTCAACGGGACCGAGCGCGTCGTCGTCAGTCAGCTGCATCGGTCGCCGGGCGCGTCGTTTACGCATGATAAGGGCAGGACTCATGCGAGCGGCAAGGTGTTGTATTCGGCCCGCATTATTCCGTATCGGGGCTCATGGCTCGATTTTGAGTTCGATGCCAGGGATATTCTGTATGTACGAATCGATCGTCGTCGGAAAATGCCGACTACTATTCTGTTGAAGGCCTTCGGTTTTTCGAGCGACGACTTGCTGAAGATGTACTACCCTGTCGAAGACATTCGCGTGTCCCAGGGGAAGATGTTCCGCAAGCTGGATCCGGAAATCCACCATGGACTTCGCTGCTCCGCTGAAGTGACGGATAAGAGTGGTAAGGAGATCTTGGTGCGAGAGGGGGCCAGGCTGACGAAGGGGATGATTGCCAAGCTGAAGACTTCTGGAGTCAAGGAGATTCCCTTGTTGCCTGCGGAGTTGGTGGGGCGTGCCACCCTTACGGAATTAGTCGACTCGAAGAAGAACGTGTTGGCGGAGAAAAATCAGCGATTGACTGCCGAGATCGTGGAGCAGATCACTGAAAGCGATGTTGAGGAATTTAAGGTCATTTATCTGGATATGGCAACCGCTACGCCGGTCATTCTTGATACCTTGTTGATGGAGAAGATCGGGTCAAAAGAAGAAGCGATGGTCGAAATATACCGTCGCCTCCGTCCCGGTGAGACACCATCGGTGGATACAGCCAGAGCCTTATTCGACAATCTCTTTCTGAATTCCAAGCGCTATGATTTGTCTCCGGTCGGTCGGCTCAAGCTCAATAAGAAACTCGGTTTGGACTTACCGCTCGAGCAGCGTACCTTGACCGCACAGGACATGGTGGAAGTCGTCCGCTATATCGTCAATCTAAAGATTGGCAAAGGGGAAATCGACGATATTGATCACTTAGGGAATCGCCGGGTGCGATCCGTCGGTGAACTCTTGGAAAATCAATTCCGACTGGGCTTGGTGCGGATGGAGCGGAGCATCAAGGAGCGCATGAATCTTCTCGATATGGAAACGGTGCTACCGCACGACTTGATTAATGCTAAGCCGGTTGTCGCGGCCGTCAAGGAGTTCTTCAGCAGCAGCCAGCTGTCTCAATTCATGGATCAAACGAACCCCCTGGCTGAAATCACACATAAACGGCGTCTGTCCGCTCTTGGCCCAGGAGGGCTCACGAGGGAACGGGCTGGGTTCGAAGTTCGAGACGTGCATCCGTCCCACTACAGCCGCATTTGCCCGATTGAGACACCGGAAGGTCCTAACATCGGCTTGATTACATCGCTGGCCACTTATGCACGGATCAACCAGTTCGGATTCATTGAGGCGCCATATCGGAAGGTCGTCAAGGGACGTGTAACTGATGAAATTGAGTTTCTTTCGGCGATCGAGGGCGATAAATACATCATCGCCCAAGCCAACTCGAAATTGGATGGGTCGTCCAAGCTGGTATCAGAAACTGTCTCGTGTCGTCACGGTGGAGACTTTGTTCTGGCCGGCCCGGATAAGATTGAGTACATGGACGTGTCGCCAAAGCAAGTGGTGAGCGTGGCGACCGCGCTTGTGCCGTTCTTGGAGCATGACGACGCCAATCGCGCACTGATGGGTTCCAATATGCAGCGCCAGGCGGTTCCGTTGGTCACATCGGAGGCTCCTCTGGTGGGGACCGGGATGGAAGCGGTGGTCGCGCGAGATTCTGGGTATGTAATTCAGGCTCGTCGGGCCGGGGTCGTGGAGAGCGTCGATGCTACCCGCATCGTCGTGCGGGCCGATTCGAAGGATGGGAAGAAGGGGAAGGATTCCGGGCTGGACGTCTATGACTTGATCAAGTTTCAGCGATCGAACCAAAACACCTGTATTACTCAGACGCCAGTGGTTCGGCTTGGCCAGCCGGTTATGAAGGGGCAAGTGCTTGGAGATGGACCAGCCATTGATCATGGCGAACTCGCGTTGGGTAAGAATGTCCTTGTGGCGTTTATGCCTTGGGGTGGGTACAACTTCGAGGACGCCATATTGCTCAGTGAAAAACTGGTCCGCGAAGACGCCTTCACGTCGATCCATATCGAAGAGTTCGAGGTGGAAGCTCGGGATACCAAGCTGGGGAAGGAAGATGTCACGCGAGACATTCCCAATATCGGAGAAGAGGCGCTGAGAAATTTGGACGAGAGCGGGATTATCCGGATCGGTGCCGAAGTCAAGCCTGGCGATATTTTGGTCGGAAAGGTGACGCCGAAAGGGGAAACCCAGCTGACCCCGGAAGAAAAACTGCTCCGTGCGATCTTCGGTGAGAAGGCCGGCGATGTGAAGGATACATCGTTGACCGTGCCTCCTGGAGTGGAAGGTATCGTAGTCGACGTCAAGATTTTTTCTCGCAAAGGACTCGATAAAGATGAGCGTTCAAAGAGCATTGAGACTGACGATCAGATAAAGCTACAGCGTGATCACCATGAAGAGCTACGGATCATTGATGAGGAAAAAACGAAAAAGATTCGCAAGCTCTTGCTGGGGAAGGTTGTTGGACGTGATCTGATGGACCCTGAGAGTGGCGACGTTATCTTGAAGAAGAAGGGTAAGATGACGGCGGAGATTCTTAAGCGATTGCCAGACGACACGGTGCGTCACATCCTCCTGAGCGATCCTGATGAGCAAAAAGAGCTGGAAGATGTTGAGCGACGGGCGAAAGAGCAGATTGAAATTCTCCAGACGTTGTACGATGAAAAGGTGGGGCGCTTAAAACGAGGTGATGAACTGCCTCCTGGTGTCATCAAGCTTGTTAAGGTCTACGTCGCCATGAAGCGCAAGATCCAGGTCGGAGACAAAATGGCCGGCCGACACGGTAATAAGGGTGTCGTATCTCGAGTGCTACCAGAAGAAGATATGCCCTATCTACCGGATGGGACCCCGGTGGAAATCGTATTGAATCCTCTGGGGGTGCCGTCCCGTATGAACGTCGGGCAAATTCTTGAGACTCACCTTGGATGGGCAGCTAAGGCCTTGGGCATCAAGGTGGCCAGTCCGGTCTTCGATGGCGCGTCCGAGAAGGAAATTAAGGACCTGCTAAAAAAAGCCAAACTGCCGGTGAGCGGCCAGTCGCCGCTCACCGACGGCAAGACGGGCGAGCCGTTCAGTAGCCCGGTGACGATCGGCTATATGTACGTGCTGAAGCTCCACCATCTGGTGGACGACAAGATTCACGCACGGTCGATCGGCCCCTATTCTCTCGTGACTCAACAGCCTCTTGGCGGCAAGGCTCAATTTGGGGGGCAGCGGCTGGGAGAAATGGAAGTCTGGGCGCTGCAGGCGTATGGGGCGGCATCGACGCTTCAAGAATTCCTGACCGTCAAGTCAGACGATGTGCCGGGTCGGTCTCGCATGTATGAAGCGATTGTCAAAGGTGAACCGTTCCTCGAGCCCGGGTTGCCTGAGTCGTTCAATGTGTTGGTGAAGGAACTGCAGAGCTTGGGACTCGATATTGAGCTGGTTAAGACGCAAGACTAA
- a CDS encoding 50S ribosomal protein L1, which produces MGKKMNAAIKNLEPRVYGLREAVETVKRSAYAKFDESVDLALRLGIDPKRSDQLVRGTASLPHGTGKKVRVLVFAKGEKEQEARQAGADYVGADDLMEKIKGGWMEFDCAISTPDLMASVGKLGKVLGPRGLMPNPKTGTVTFEVGKAVADIRKGRVEFKVEKAGIVHVPVGKVSFDPAKLYDNASAIIESVIKAKPASCKGRYLKSATIASTMGPGVILDTVALTKQWS; this is translated from the coding sequence ATGGGAAAGAAAATGAATGCGGCGATCAAAAATCTTGAGCCGCGTGTCTACGGGTTGCGCGAAGCCGTTGAAACCGTGAAACGATCAGCCTATGCGAAGTTTGACGAATCGGTTGATCTTGCGCTGAGGCTGGGAATCGATCCGAAGCGCTCTGATCAGCTGGTTCGAGGGACGGCGTCGCTTCCTCACGGCACGGGGAAAAAGGTTCGCGTCTTGGTATTTGCCAAGGGTGAAAAGGAGCAGGAGGCGCGACAAGCCGGGGCTGACTATGTTGGGGCTGACGACTTGATGGAGAAAATCAAGGGCGGATGGATGGAGTTCGATTGCGCGATTTCCACACCCGATCTTATGGCCTCGGTCGGGAAGCTCGGTAAAGTACTCGGACCTCGCGGATTGATGCCGAACCCTAAGACCGGCACCGTGACCTTCGAAGTTGGGAAAGCGGTCGCTGATATTCGAAAAGGACGTGTAGAGTTCAAGGTTGAGAAGGCCGGTATCGTGCATGTGCCGGTCGGAAAAGTGTCCTTCGATCCTGCGAAGCTATACGACAATGCCTCGGCCATCATTGAATCCGTCATCAAGGCAAAGCCTGCCTCCTGTAAGGGGCGTTATCTCAAGAGTGCCACGATTGCGAGCACGATGGGGCCTGGTGTGATATTGGATACCGTTGCGCTAACCAAACAGTGGAGTTGA
- the nusG gene encoding transcription termination/antitermination protein NusG, with protein MTKNWYVIHTYAGFEGRVKTSLMERANQMGLVEKLGQVLVPTEDVIEIKDGKRRTSRRKFYPGYVLVELESPLGDDTVQMIKETPKVTGFVGGGAVPTPLTSDEVEALLKQVDAGQAEPREQVKFIKSDNVRIIDGPFLGFNGVVEEVDQDHSRVKVMVSIFGRSTPVELGFLQVERI; from the coding sequence ATGACAAAGAACTGGTACGTCATTCATACGTACGCGGGTTTTGAGGGGCGAGTGAAGACCAGCCTCATGGAGCGTGCCAATCAAATGGGGCTTGTTGAAAAGCTCGGGCAGGTGCTCGTTCCGACAGAGGACGTCATTGAAATTAAGGACGGGAAGCGACGGACCTCTCGACGAAAGTTCTATCCGGGCTACGTCCTTGTGGAGTTGGAGTCTCCGTTGGGGGACGACACCGTCCAGATGATCAAGGAGACGCCAAAAGTGACTGGATTCGTCGGGGGCGGCGCGGTGCCGACACCTCTGACCAGTGATGAGGTGGAGGCCTTGCTCAAGCAGGTCGATGCGGGTCAAGCCGAGCCTCGGGAGCAGGTCAAGTTCATTAAGAGCGATAACGTTCGCATTATCGATGGGCCTTTCCTTGGGTTTAATGGGGTGGTTGAGGAGGTCGATCAGGATCATAGTCGGGTGAAGGTGATGGTGAGTATTTTTGGTCGGTCGACTCCTGTGGAATTGGGCTTTTTGCAGGTTGAACGGATTTAA